GAAATTATTGCTGTAGGAACAGAAATTTTAACAGGGCAGATTGTCAATACCAATGCTCAGTTTTTATCAGAGAAACTAGCCGAAATCGGGGTAGATGTCTACTTCCAAACAGCTGTTGGAGATAATGAAGCTCGTCTTTTGTCCTTGCTTGAGATTGCGAGTCAACGTAGTAATCTTGTGATTTTGACAGGGGGCTTGGGACCAACCGAGGATGATTTGACCAAACAAACCCTGGCAAAATTTTTGGGAAAAGATCTAGTGTTTGACCCTCAAGCGCAAGAGAAACTGGATATTTTCTTTGCTCATAGACCTGACTATGCTCGGACACCGAATAATGAGCGCCAAGCCCAAATTGTAGAAGGGGCGACTCCACTGCCAAATGAGACAGGTTTAGCAGTAGGAGGGGTGTCAGAAGTGGATGGCGTGACCTACGTGGTCCTCCCAGGACCACCTAGTGAATTGAAACCCATGGTCTTAAATCAACTCTTACCCAAGTTAATGACTGGTACCAAGTTATACTCACGAGTGCTCCGTTTCTTTGGAATTGGGGAGAGTCAGTTGGTGACCATTTTGGCGGATTTGATTGACCATCAAACCGATCCGACCTTGGCGCCGTATGCCAAGACGGGAGAAGTGACCTTGCGTTTGTCTACAAAAGCAGTTAGTCAAGAAAGGGCTGATCAAGCACTGGATATCTTAGAAAATCAAATCTTGAGTCGCCAAACTTTCGAGGGAATTTCTCTACGAGACATCTGTTATGGATATGGGGAAGAAACCAGTCTCGCAAGTGTCGTTGTAGAAGAGCTAAAGAAGAGACAGAAAAGCATTACTGCGGCAGAAAGCTTGACGGCAGGTCTCTTTCAAGCGACATTAGCAGACTTTTTGGGCGTCTCAGCAATCTTTAATGGCGGTTTTGTCACTTACAGCCTAGAAGAAAAGTCCAAGATGTTGGATATTTCCGAGCAAGAGCTAAAAGAACACGGGGTTGTTTCTGGGTTTACGGCTCGAAAAATGGCAGAGCAGGCACGGATCAAGACTCAGTCTGATTATGGAGTTAGTTTGACGGGTGTGGCAGGGCCAGATAGCCTAGAGGGGCATCCAGCTGGTACAGTTTTTATTGGATTGGCACATGCAAAAGGGACAGAGGTGATCAAGGCCAATATTGCAGGACGGAGTCGAGCAGATGTTCGACATATTGCGGTCATGCATGCCTTTAACCTAGTTCGCAAGGCTTTATTAAGTGACTAAATTTTGGTATAATGAAAGATAGGTCTAAGGACCAGTAGAATATAGGAGAACAAAATGGCGAAAAAACCAACAAAAAAATTAGATGAAATTGGGAAAAAATTTGGAGCAGACCGTGAAAAAGCATTGAACGATGCTCTTAAATTGATTGAGAAAGACTTTGGTAAAGGCTCAATCATGCGCTTGGGTGAGCGCGCGGAGCAAAAAGTTCAAGTGATGAGCTCAGGCTCATTGGCTCTGGACATTGCTCTTGGTTCAGGTGGTTATCCTAAAGGACGTATCATCGAAATCTATGGACCAGAATCATCTGGTAAGACAACGGTTGCCCTTCACGCTGTTGCGCAAGCACAGAAAGAAGGTGGTATTGCAGCCTTTATCGATGCGGAACATGCTCTTGACCCAGCCTATGCTGCAGCCCTTGGTGTGAACATTGACGAATTGCTCTTGTCACAACCAGACTCAGGAGAGCAAGGTCT
This window of the Streptococcus sp. D7B5 genome carries:
- a CDS encoding competence/damage-inducible protein A codes for the protein MKAEIIAVGTEILTGQIVNTNAQFLSEKLAEIGVDVYFQTAVGDNEARLLSLLEIASQRSNLVILTGGLGPTEDDLTKQTLAKFLGKDLVFDPQAQEKLDIFFAHRPDYARTPNNERQAQIVEGATPLPNETGLAVGGVSEVDGVTYVVLPGPPSELKPMVLNQLLPKLMTGTKLYSRVLRFFGIGESQLVTILADLIDHQTDPTLAPYAKTGEVTLRLSTKAVSQERADQALDILENQILSRQTFEGISLRDICYGYGEETSLASVVVEELKKRQKSITAAESLTAGLFQATLADFLGVSAIFNGGFVTYSLEEKSKMLDISEQELKEHGVVSGFTARKMAEQARIKTQSDYGVSLTGVAGPDSLEGHPAGTVFIGLAHAKGTEVIKANIAGRSRADVRHIAVMHAFNLVRKALLSD